The Ischnura elegans chromosome 9, ioIscEleg1.1, whole genome shotgun sequence genome includes the window CCATATTTGATGTGGTGCTTGAAACTGATTAAGTATTTAAACGTAATTTATGTTCTGTACTGTAACATTCTCTGGTGTGTACCCTACTATAAATTAAAGATAAACCTATGCTATTTATCTTTAATTTACATGTTTAGAGTGACTCAAAAAACTAACTTCCTTCTTCAAATTTCTTATGCCTTTTGTTCGCAGTTACTCCAGCAATGACAATTAATCATTTCATACATTTAAGTTAGAAAATACTGTTGTCTTATCCCCAACAAATAATGAGGAGACTTGTTTCATAGCAGAGATATATCAACAAAGAAAAGAGACAACTTTACTTACACAACTGTGGCTCTTCCAAAGACAGTTTGAAAAGCTTCTCGTATAGGACTAACTTTGACTTCCTTGTCGGAGGCAACAATAACATCCATGTCCCCGCCTGAATCTAATAAGAAAACCAAAGAGGTTTTATAAGTATCTTAATAATATGGAAAACAGAAGAATAACAAACAAATCATTTGAGATATTCATCATTGATATTAAACAAGGATTCACACTGTGATCATAAAGTGAATATCTATAGGCGTACAAGAGCTTATAACACGACCGATGAGACTGCAATAACAGACCAACCTCAATTTCAATGACCACAAAGAAAGAAGAAAGCAacagtgtaaaaataaatatgtatgtacctTATCCGGCCTAAAAATAGTAGCTGGCAATGCAGTGCCAATCTTCGATAGGGAATGAACCATACTCTTCCTTGTACCCGAACATAATTGAAAAATGCCAGTTCTGGATCTAATTTCTACGCAATCTCTGAAAAATTATACTCACACAAAAACTCCTTCATTTGAGGGTCAAGGGTTGTAATCATTGAATCGACTGAGTTCTTGGCTTTCTCAGCCACTTTGGACAACAGACCTCCACTGCTGCCAACAGCATCTTTAACCCAGCCCATTAATCCTCTACCACTCAACCCTGGAGTTCCTTCGTGTCCAAAATCCACATTTTGTCCCTCTTTGGTTCCATGAGTTTCAGGGGAACTGGCAGTTCCCTTGCTCGGTGGAATAGCAGCACTTGTCAAAAGAATCAAGATTTTAATTCGTTACATGATATTCAAATAACTAAATTCTGCAAAACATCAATTAAATTGCTCTGTACACATGATTAGCAGTGAACATACTGAGGCAATTTACCTGAATTTCGGATTAGCTCGTTCTAACACATGCGCAGGAACCTGAGGTAAGCTGGCAGGAATTGGAGATACCGTTATGGGCTGTGTTTTTGCATCAGATAACGCACCGATTTGTGTTGACGCAAGGCTGGAACTAATATTCCCCGAGGTAACTTCATCCTTACTCTGAGTGACAGGAGGTGAAGGGATGGCAAAGCTCGGAAGAGTCGAAGGAGGAGACAAACTAGAGAGTAAATTTGTTCCTTTTGCAGCGGAATTTTCCGAATACATCAATCCTGACCGGGGTTCGACacctatggaaaatgaaatattgaattaagtgTTAAATTCCTCCGGGATAGAGACAGATTACACCAATTACACATTTAAGTAACAGTTACTAACTTGATTTGGACATCACATCACTTAAAGACATAGTTTCCACTTTTTTATCCACAAACTCAAACGACGACTCTCCGTTAGAATCTTCTTGCATTCTGCCACGTATCCCccaaaattgattatttcatttgcAACACAACACACCAATTCACATAGAATTTTAGTGACGAACAACCTTAATAGGTTAATTCGAATTCTAATGAGAAATTACACTATTTCCATGAAAAGCGGGTACACGAACACACATGGAGTGACGTGAAATACACAGACTTTTACACTGACGACCTCAAAACATTCTCTCCAAAACAATGGTTCTTGAGGTGCTCGGATCACGATCGGCGATCGTCAACAAAACAAACAAAGCCTGAAATTCGCTGTAGCCGCTGTCTGCCGCTTGGCATGTCTTGAAGTCTGTGCAATCGGTGCAATTGTAGAATAGCTATTGTGAAGTTAGGTTTCATCTGTGTTTCGTTTCATTAGGAGTGTTATTTCATTAACGGAAGTTGATTATTGTGTGAATGTATGCTTCCCACCTGGGTGCTTATTGCTTGTTGTCGGAAAGCTTTCATATCGGCACGATGGAAGTGTCtcggaaagaaatcaattttaaaCGCTTACTCAGCCAATGTGAAACGTTAGTTTTAGAAAATCCAAAAATGGATTGGAGGTTAGAAAAGGTgaggatttaaatttttaaattttacgactTTGGCTTGTGTACACCCGAAACATTTGGTGTCAATGATCTCCTTTCGTTGCAGTATATTGCGGCCCTGGGTCCAATGGTTGACGAATTGCACACAATTCCCAAGTAAGCTGTGTTtacatgtatataaatattaCTAAATATACTGCATCGTTGTCAGTATTTTGTATGAGCTCAGCGTGGAAGAATGTTTTCTAACTTATAACCTGCAgttcattttacattttgctTGAAATCTTCAGTTTTATGCGGGTATTATATTTTCTCTCGTCACTTAGTTGTAAATACCTCCACTTTGCAGCAAACCTAAGAAGGACGTAATGTCGGATTACACGAGAAGAGTTCAGTACCTTAAAGGTCTTCTAGAAACAACCAAATTGGTAAGTGGCTGCTGTTGAGAAGGGAGTCACCAACAGCTCCCGCAAGATAGTTTGCGTAAGATAAGTACTTACACGTATTTACGCAGGCTTCGCCCTCGGAGAAAGTTGCTGCCGTGCAACTTCTTTCCCATGCTCCTGCAGCAACATCTGAGACAATAACGAAGGAAATACATCAAAAATCCACATCCCAGTTCGTGCAGGAGCTCAGGGATCAGCTGTTTCAAACGGATAAAGGTACTAGAAATGCAGTCATTCATTTATTACATGGTACCTTCATCGATAATCGAAGGTATTCTCTTCTTAAGTGCTGTAAGTTTTCTGTTGATGAGTCATAGATTTTGTGACTTTAAAGATCCACTTTGTATGAACTTGTTGGGTtgttatcaaaattaaattgcaactggttttctggaaaaatatgtttgtaaACACCGTGCCAAACTTGCATAGCAAAATTTTGCCTTCCCCTTTAGTTTTACTTTACCCTAGTAAAGTTTGACCGCTCGTGGTTTGCCATCCAGCCcgtattaatttttaatcgacCGCTTACCTCATACTTCAtaagttctattatgacatttaaaaaatatgttttaatacattttcatcataatgcGGTGGAGTATAAGTATGTGTGTAACATTCTCTTTATGGGTATAAGAAAGATCTATGAATGAAGTAATGAGTCCATTGTGCCCGTCACCCATGGACGCCTTGCTGAAGGGCAGCTGGTCCCCAATGGGTTAATCCCTACCTCCGTGACCTGCAGGAATGATTTGCTCAGGTGCCTATTCTGAGTCCTAATCGGGTATTTCACTCAAATTTAAAATCACAAGTCATTGAAGAGTTTGGTAGATGTAAGGAAAAGATATGTCATGAATAAGAAAAACAATCTACCTCATTCAGGCATTCTCTTGTAAGTTTAAATCAAGAAAACATGAaggttgccacccacttttcttGAGTTGATGTCATTAAACTTCTTGTTGATTTATGTTCAGGGAGGACCTTTCATTTAGAGAAGTGATACTTCACAAGAGTATAACTAATAACCATTGATGGTGATTCCACAGGGAAGAGGGCTTGTTGAGAAGCTTTTGCTCTGCTCACCATTAGAATGTGATGTCATCCTCTTGTCTGCGAATGGCTtaaagcattgatttttttgtcaccAATAGCTCAAGAAGTAGACAAACgatcaaaaaacagaaaaatcacactactctttatttttcaatctcctaTCACAAtcggcaataaataaaaactacgaAACAAGCCTCATACCACCTGCATCTGATGCAGTCCATTATTCTCAGGAGATGCAGTAATCACATTATGTTTTAGGGATCAGTGAGTACAGGCCTACTATCATGATCGCACCTAAGTTGACATGATCGATATCTTTTATCCCTTTTGTCTTACTGTCATTATGCTTTCTCGATATGTGGGAACATATTGAGAATGATATGGTCACTGTGACCCTATCTTTCAAGCTTTTGTTGTTGATTGTTTGGAAGaatctttatttattaaattattgaatcAGTTTGGACTGTGGTGGCCACAACAGCGCAACTGTTTGCAATTTGGAAGTGCATTGAACTGTTTTATGGACTCTGTTTTAGGTAAAGTACAAATCAATACAAAACGGActgcatttttcaatttaattgacTTCAACTTATTATGCTTATAAATGTTGTTTCCTCATCCTTCCTTTCCAATGTCCTTAATTATATGAATGCATTTTGAATAATGTATGAATTGTTATAAGTAAAtgcttttcaattatttcatcttgaaattccAAATCTCAGTTGCAGATGAAGGATTGAGACAAAGAAAGCAGCAGTCTACCGATGGTGACTTAGATGCATTGATAAAATATCATCATTCCATGCAAGAAAAGATTGCAGATGATATGATTTTATTGACCAGGAATTTGAAGGAACAATCCATGATTGCAAATGCCATTATAAAAAAGGATGTAAATGTGagtatctttattttaaatacatttttgtatttttaacacACACTCATAATTACTATTCCCTAATCTGCTCTAGTTGCAGATTGTATGTATTATGTAAGTGAGAAGTGCATTAGGATtagtaaaattttatatgtactAACATACCTACCCATTTTCGACTCAAATATTCTATGTACTTTCCATCCATCTCAATTCCTGTCTATGTCCACTTCTTAAAATCCTGAATCCTAATGTCTTACTTTTTCCTTATAGTCTAAGTTTACATCTTATATGAGATTATATAGAGAGACAGAATCTGATTTGCCAGATTTAGTCATTAGAAAATGTTGCCTGGTTGGGCATTTGCAGTCAGGCACCTCTTCTTGTGTCTTGTGACAGAGGGCATAAGGACGCCAGTGTATCAACATAAAATAGGAAATGCACATGCAAAATTCCTCCTTGCATTTATCTT containing:
- the LOC124166014 gene encoding protein PRRC1-like → MQEDSNGESSFEFVDKKVETMSLSDVMSKSSVEPRSGLMYSENSAAKGTNLLSSLSPPSTLPSFAIPSPPVTQSKDEVTSGNISSSLASTQIGALSDAKTQPITVSPIPASLPQVPAHVLERANPKFSAAIPPSKGTASSPETHGTKEGQNVDFGHEGTPGLSGRGLMGWVKDAVGSSGGLLSKVAEKAKNSVDSMITTLDPQMKEFLYSGGDMDVIVASDKEVKVSPIREAFQTVFGRATVVGVAAQPSVVAAQPVGFMAGVKGAQERIAALRALPPRSSSSLAVDDTLAALVAVESFLVEATEERWYEVSVIVLSDKHRGIELHTYTQMTPVPASIVAQAQAETPKDYPLSWSGLSVTIGSLMAKHLQVDHTEWHQMLTGVSRREMLLTAARTLAGLYKNSLAG
- the LOC124166015 gene encoding vesicle transport protein USE1; translated protein: MYASHLGAYCLLSESFHIGTMEVSRKEINFKRLLSQCETLVLENPKMDWRLEKYIAALGPMVDELHTIPNKPKKDVMSDYTRRVQYLKGLLETTKLASPSEKVAAVQLLSHAPAATSETITKEIHQKSTSQFVQELRDQLFQTDKVADEGLRQRKQQSTDGDLDALIKYHHSMQEKIADDMILLTRNLKEQSMIANAIIKKDVNTIEKSTDLAEQSMTQLKIESERLEMHRKKASKCWVFVIVFAVIIIFVWTVIFMKTFKKKV